The following coding sequences lie in one Alloacidobacterium dinghuense genomic window:
- a CDS encoding MFS transporter small subunit: MEKKSSPTLIALAWLLVCIPAAWGVYNTVLSAMKLFR; this comes from the coding sequence ATGGAAAAGAAAAGTTCACCTACTCTCATCGCGCTGGCCTGGCTGCTCGTGTGCATCCCCGCAGCCTGGGGTGTCTACAACACCGTGCTCAGTGCGATGAAGCTTTTCCGCTAG
- a CDS encoding L-lactate MFS transporter → MAFLSFLDHERSVARPGFSRWLVPPAALAVHLSIGQVYSFSVFKIPLTHLIGITKSAPGDWTQPEVGWIFSFAIGVLGLSAAFFGPWLEREGPRRAMAYASVLFALGFFIASFGVHLHQLWLVYFGYGIIGGMGLGLGYSAPVATLIRWFPDRPGLATGMAIMGFGGGAMIGSPLAVKLMAFFHTPTDVGVEKTFLVMGTFYLCFMAFGAALVRVPRPGWKPEGWQPKPAASGMVTTHGVAVGPAFRTPQFWLLWIVLCMNTTAGIGILEQASPMIQDLFGITAIAAGGFVGVLSLFNMAGRFFWSTVSDFIGRKATFMILLGLAIIGYSILPYTSAAHMNSIGLFVLTAGIMLSIYGAGFSTAPAYLKDLFGTYNIGAIYGRLLTAWSVAGILGPVLVNYMRESQIKHGVDHAGAYQLVLHIMVGLLIVGFLANLLVRAVPQKYWIKSEAPAAAAGGH, encoded by the coding sequence GTGGCATTTCTTTCTTTCCTCGATCATGAGCGTTCTGTTGCCAGGCCTGGTTTCAGTCGATGGCTTGTTCCCCCGGCGGCCCTTGCAGTGCATCTTTCTATCGGTCAGGTATATTCGTTCAGCGTCTTCAAGATCCCTCTCACGCACCTGATCGGCATCACGAAATCCGCTCCAGGTGACTGGACCCAACCTGAAGTCGGATGGATCTTCTCCTTCGCCATTGGCGTGCTCGGGCTCTCAGCGGCATTCTTCGGCCCCTGGCTTGAGCGTGAAGGCCCGCGCCGCGCTATGGCCTACGCGTCAGTCCTCTTCGCCCTGGGATTCTTCATCGCATCCTTCGGTGTTCATCTTCATCAGCTTTGGCTCGTCTATTTCGGCTATGGAATCATCGGCGGCATGGGACTCGGGCTCGGCTATAGCGCTCCAGTAGCCACGCTCATTCGCTGGTTTCCAGACCGTCCCGGCCTCGCGACCGGCATGGCCATCATGGGCTTCGGCGGAGGAGCCATGATCGGCTCGCCGCTTGCAGTCAAGCTCATGGCCTTCTTCCACACGCCCACCGACGTTGGCGTCGAAAAGACGTTCCTCGTCATGGGCACGTTTTATCTCTGCTTCATGGCATTTGGCGCAGCGCTGGTGCGTGTGCCGCGGCCGGGCTGGAAGCCCGAAGGCTGGCAGCCCAAGCCCGCAGCTTCCGGAATGGTTACGACGCACGGCGTAGCCGTCGGTCCTGCCTTTCGCACGCCGCAGTTCTGGCTACTCTGGATCGTGCTTTGCATGAACACCACCGCAGGCATCGGCATCCTGGAGCAGGCCTCGCCCATGATCCAGGACCTCTTCGGCATCACCGCCATTGCCGCCGGCGGATTCGTCGGCGTATTAAGCCTCTTCAACATGGCGGGCAGATTTTTCTGGTCTACCGTATCCGACTTCATCGGTCGCAAGGCGACCTTCATGATCCTGCTCGGCCTCGCGATTATCGGCTATTCCATCTTGCCCTATACCAGCGCCGCGCACATGAACAGTATCGGTCTCTTCGTGCTGACTGCCGGAATCATGCTCAGCATCTACGGCGCAGGCTTCTCAACTGCTCCGGCGTATCTCAAGGACCTCTTCGGCACCTACAACATCGGAGCGATCTATGGACGCCTGCTTACCGCATGGTCGGTTGCAGGAATCCTCGGCCCCGTGCTGGTGAACTACATGCGTGAGTCCCAGATCAAGCATGGAGTCGATCACGCCGGCGCCTATCAACTCGTGCTGCACATCATGGTCGGCCTGCTGATTGTAGGGTTCCTTGCCAACCTGCTCGTCCGTGCGGTCCCGCAAAAGTATTGGATCAAGAGCGAAGCACCGGCTGCCGCTGCAGGAGGACACTGA